Proteins co-encoded in one Streptomyces diastaticus subsp. diastaticus genomic window:
- the ribH gene encoding 6,7-dimethyl-8-ribityllumazine synthase: MSGKGAPELSVKNCQDLRVAVIAAQWHEQVMDGLVDGALRALGELGISEPTLLRVPGSFELPVVAKVLASRGYDAIVALGVVVRGGTPHFEYVCQGVTQGLTQVSVDTGVPVGFGVLTCDTEEQALDRAGIEGSREDKGHEAVTAAVATAAALRTVAEPWR; the protein is encoded by the coding sequence AAGAACTGCCAGGACCTGCGGGTCGCGGTGATCGCCGCGCAGTGGCACGAGCAGGTCATGGACGGGCTGGTCGACGGCGCCCTGCGCGCCCTGGGCGAACTGGGTATCAGCGAGCCCACCCTGCTGCGCGTCCCCGGCAGCTTCGAACTCCCCGTCGTCGCCAAGGTGTTGGCCTCCCGGGGGTACGACGCGATCGTCGCCCTCGGCGTCGTCGTCCGCGGCGGCACCCCCCACTTCGAGTACGTGTGCCAGGGCGTCACCCAGGGCCTCACCCAGGTCTCGGTGGACACCGGCGTCCCCGTCGGCTTCGGCGTGCTCACCTGCGACACCGAGGAGCAGGCGCTCGACCGGGCCGGCATCGAGGGCTCCCGCGAGGACAAGGGCCACGAGGCGGTCACCGCCGCCGTGGCCACCGCGGCCGCGCTGCGGACCGTCGCCGAACCCTGGCGCTGA
- a CDS encoding phosphoribosyl-ATP diphosphatase — MSKKTFEELFTELQQKAAHGDPGTSRTAELVDKGVHAIGKKVVEEAAEVWMAAEYEGKEAAAEEISQLLYHVQVMMVARGISLDDVYAHL, encoded by the coding sequence ATGTCCAAGAAGACGTTCGAGGAGCTCTTCACCGAGCTCCAGCAGAAGGCCGCGCACGGCGACCCCGGCACCTCCCGCACCGCCGAACTGGTGGACAAGGGAGTCCATGCCATCGGCAAGAAGGTCGTCGAAGAGGCCGCCGAGGTGTGGATGGCCGCCGAGTACGAGGGCAAGGAAGCCGCCGCCGAGGAGATCTCCCAGCTCCTGTACCACGTACAGGTGATGATGGTCGCCCGCGGCATCTCCCTCGACGACGTGTACGCCCATCTCTGA
- the hisG gene encoding ATP phosphoribosyltransferase — MLRIAVPNKGSLSGPASAILHEAGYQQRKESKELVLVDPVNEVEFFYLRPRDIAIYVSTGRLDIGITGRDLLVDSGADAEEILPLGFARSTFRFAARPGTAESAEDLKGSVVATSYEGIVARHLAERGVDASVVHLDGAVETAIELGVAQVIADVVETGTSLRNAGLEVFGEPIMHSEAVVIRRTGAGAEDAAEPKVQQFLRRLQGVLVARAYVMMDYDCRAEHLERAVALTPGLESPTVSPLHNEGWVAVRAMVPAKDAQRIMDDLYALGARAILTTAIHACRL; from the coding sequence ATGCTGCGCATCGCCGTCCCCAACAAGGGTTCCCTCTCCGGACCTGCGTCGGCGATCCTCCATGAGGCCGGCTACCAGCAGCGCAAGGAGTCCAAGGAACTCGTCCTGGTCGACCCGGTCAACGAGGTCGAGTTCTTCTACCTGCGCCCGCGCGACATCGCCATCTACGTCTCCACCGGCCGCCTCGACATCGGCATCACCGGCCGCGACCTGCTGGTGGACTCCGGCGCCGACGCGGAGGAAATCCTTCCGCTCGGCTTCGCCCGGTCCACCTTCCGCTTCGCCGCCCGTCCCGGGACCGCCGAGAGCGCCGAGGACCTCAAGGGCAGCGTCGTCGCCACCTCCTACGAGGGCATCGTCGCCCGGCACCTGGCCGAGCGCGGCGTCGACGCCTCCGTCGTCCACCTGGACGGAGCCGTGGAGACCGCCATCGAACTGGGCGTCGCGCAGGTCATCGCCGACGTGGTGGAGACCGGCACCTCGCTGCGCAACGCGGGCCTGGAGGTCTTCGGCGAGCCGATCATGCACTCCGAGGCGGTCGTCATCCGACGCACCGGCGCCGGCGCCGAGGACGCCGCCGAGCCGAAGGTGCAGCAGTTCCTCCGCCGCCTCCAGGGTGTCCTGGTCGCCCGGGCCTACGTGATGATGGACTACGACTGCCGCGCCGAGCACCTGGAGCGGGCCGTCGCCCTCACCCCCGGTCTGGAGTCGCCCACCGTCTCCCCGCTGCACAACGAGGGCTGGGTCGCGGTCCGCGCGATGGTCCCCGCCAAGGACGCCCAGCGGATCATGGACGACCTCTACGCCCTGGGCGCCCGCGCCATCCTCACCACCGCCATCCACGCCTGCCGGCTCTGA
- a CDS encoding PH domain-containing protein: MSTEHGTPELPALPVVFRPAKTRAVLIVAAVALFVVVSAVALLLDSLSPAEKTSFVFTAALLAGILVLLARPRVRADEDGLTVVNITRVRRLAWAEIVRVNLRSGDAWVFLDLSDGTSMPALGIQPGNGRAAAVRDARVLRALVDRHSSELPSGG; this comes from the coding sequence ATGAGCACCGAGCACGGCACCCCCGAACTCCCCGCGCTGCCGGTCGTCTTCCGGCCCGCGAAGACCAGGGCGGTGCTGATCGTCGCCGCGGTCGCGCTGTTCGTCGTGGTCAGCGCCGTCGCGCTGCTCCTGGACAGTCTCAGCCCGGCCGAGAAGACCAGCTTCGTCTTCACCGCCGCCCTGCTCGCGGGCATCCTGGTCCTGCTGGCCAGGCCCCGCGTGCGGGCCGACGAGGACGGGCTGACCGTCGTCAACATCACCCGGGTCCGGCGACTGGCGTGGGCGGAGATCGTCCGGGTCAACCTGCGCTCCGGGGACGCCTGGGTCTTCCTCGACCTGAGCGACGGCACCAGCATGCCCGCTCTCGGCATCCAGCCGGGCAACGGCCGGGCCGCCGCCGTCCGCGACGCCCGCGTCCTGCGGGCACTGGTCGACCGCCACTCCTCCGAGCTGCCCTCCGGCGGCTGA
- a CDS encoding AAA family ATPase, whose amino-acid sequence MDFGTQGSRAPADLAWLRGVDAYTMGAYPQAEEEFREAVRLDPRMADGWLGLHALRIDTTTALLHMYEHRDRFGEQRARHRRTLNSWYWLGWWVQPVLESGRDLLLAHASHWLDGRHVPELDRALAGLTPVEADPQVRFLHACRAYLVKDWEQLVRHTDPLREDPLLGIEAGLFGGMARVRLEMFGHAEPLLSAALMRCRSEQPQRKELRYWLARAHEGTGRSAAALPLYRAVHRVDPAFMDTAARLAAITEGDGYADLADAVDLSTVAVAQNTEAPEQAEPVPGTEPGGRELRTEAVPDPVSLPVPPETAREKPASARPAGGWLPTGSADPVALEQALAELERMVGLEPVKRQVKALSAQLSMARLRAGQGLPVRPPKRHFVFSGPSGTGKTTVARILGRVFYALGLLGGDHLVEAQRSDLVGEYLGQTAVKANELIDSALGGVLFVDEAYSLSNGAYGRGDAYGDEALQVLLKRAEDNRDRLVVILAGYPEGMDQLLTANPGLGSRFTTRVDFPSYRPSELTAIGGVLAAENGDGWDEEALEELRSISGHVVEQGWIDELGNGRFLRTLYEKSCAYRDLRLTGFPRSPGREDLSTLRLPDLMQAYGEVLSGRGPRNPPPL is encoded by the coding sequence ATGGACTTCGGCACGCAGGGCTCTCGGGCCCCGGCCGACCTCGCCTGGCTGCGGGGGGTCGACGCCTACACGATGGGCGCGTACCCGCAGGCCGAGGAGGAGTTCCGGGAGGCGGTCCGGCTGGACCCCCGGATGGCGGACGGCTGGCTGGGGCTGCACGCCCTGCGCATCGACACCACCACCGCGCTGCTGCACATGTACGAGCATCGCGACCGCTTCGGCGAGCAGCGCGCCCGCCACCGCCGCACCCTCAACTCCTGGTACTGGCTCGGCTGGTGGGTACAGCCCGTACTGGAGAGCGGCCGGGACCTGCTACTCGCGCACGCCTCGCACTGGCTCGACGGGCGCCACGTGCCCGAGCTGGACCGGGCACTGGCGGGGCTGACGCCGGTCGAGGCCGACCCGCAGGTGCGCTTCCTGCACGCCTGCCGGGCCTACCTGGTCAAGGACTGGGAGCAACTGGTACGGCACACCGACCCGTTGCGCGAGGATCCGCTGCTGGGCATCGAGGCGGGGCTGTTCGGCGGCATGGCGCGGGTCCGGCTGGAGATGTTCGGGCACGCCGAGCCGCTGCTCTCGGCTGCGCTGATGCGCTGCCGCAGCGAGCAGCCGCAGCGCAAGGAGCTGCGGTACTGGCTGGCCCGCGCCCACGAGGGCACCGGGCGGTCGGCGGCCGCCCTGCCGCTGTACCGGGCCGTGCACCGGGTGGACCCCGCCTTCATGGACACCGCCGCCCGGCTGGCGGCCATCACCGAGGGCGACGGGTACGCCGACCTGGCCGACGCGGTGGACCTCTCCACCGTGGCGGTGGCGCAGAACACGGAGGCCCCCGAGCAGGCGGAGCCGGTCCCCGGCACGGAGCCGGGCGGCCGCGAGCTGCGGACGGAGGCCGTCCCGGACCCGGTGTCCCTCCCGGTCCCGCCGGAGACCGCGCGGGAGAAGCCGGCCTCCGCCCGGCCTGCCGGCGGGTGGCTGCCGACCGGCTCGGCCGACCCGGTGGCGCTCGAGCAGGCGCTCGCCGAGCTGGAGCGGATGGTGGGGCTGGAGCCGGTGAAACGTCAGGTCAAAGCCTTGTCGGCACAGCTCAGCATGGCCCGGCTGCGGGCCGGGCAGGGGTTGCCGGTACGGCCCCCGAAGCGCCATTTCGTCTTCTCCGGCCCCTCCGGCACCGGCAAGACCACGGTGGCCCGCATCCTGGGCCGGGTCTTCTACGCGCTGGGGCTGCTCGGCGGGGACCACCTGGTGGAGGCGCAGCGCTCCGACCTGGTCGGCGAGTACCTGGGCCAGACCGCCGTGAAGGCCAACGAGCTGATCGACTCGGCGCTCGGCGGGGTGCTCTTCGTCGACGAGGCGTACAGCCTCTCCAACGGGGCCTACGGGCGCGGCGACGCCTACGGCGACGAGGCGCTCCAGGTGCTGCTGAAGCGGGCCGAGGACAACCGGGACCGCCTGGTGGTGATCCTGGCCGGGTACCCGGAGGGCATGGACCAGTTGCTGACCGCCAACCCGGGACTCGGCTCGCGTTTCACCACCCGCGTCGACTTCCCCTCGTACCGGCCGTCCGAACTGACCGCCATCGGCGGGGTGCTGGCCGCGGAGAACGGCGACGGCTGGGACGAGGAGGCGCTGGAGGAGCTGCGTTCCATCAGCGGGCACGTGGTGGAGCAGGGCTGGATCGACGAGCTGGGCAACGGCCGCTTCCTGCGCACCCTGTACGAGAAGAGCTGCGCCTACCGGGACCTGCGGCTGACCGGCTTCCCGCGGTCCCCCGGCCGGGAGGACCTGTCGACGCTCCGGCTGCCGGACCTGATGCAGGCGTACGGCGAGGTGCTGTCGGGGCGCGGTCCGCGGAACCCGCCGCCGCTCTGA